The genomic segment AGGAAATGCGTCATGGGGTCAGTGAGGGTATCTTGATGGATGGCATTGCGTTAGCCGCAGGCGTCCCGGCTAGTGAGATCCGGCGGGCCAACATGCTGGTCGGTGACGTGGGGCGCGTGGCAGAGATTGCATTGCGCGACGGGACAGATGGGTTGGCACGCCTTTCGGCAGGTGTTGGACGACCCATCAAGCCTATGCTGGCCCAGACCGCCGACGACATACCTTCCGCTTTCGAGATGTTGGGCGGGGAATTGGCTTTGGAATACAAGTTGGATGGAGCACGGCTGCAGATTCACGTCGCGGGTGACCGGGTTTGGCTTTTCTCGCGACATCTTTCCGATGTAACGGCGAGCCTGCCCGAGATTGTGGATTGGGTGCGACGCGGTTTCGCCGGCCACCAGGTTATCGCGGAGGGTGAGGTAATCGCGGTGGACCATAGAGGGCGCGTATTGCCCTTCCAGGACCTGATGCAGAGGATAGGGCGCGTGCACGAGATTGACCGGGCCCGCGAAGAAGTGCCGTTGCAATTACACCTCTTTGATCTGCTCTACCTGGATGGCAAATCACTTCTCGACCGGCCCAACACGGAGCGCTGGGCGGCACTGGAGCGAGTGCATGGCCCTTTGGCGTTGGTGAGGCGCATCGTGCCTCAGAGCATAGCGGAGGGCGAGGCCTTTCTCCAGCAGGCGCGGGCGGCGGGGCAGGAAGGACTGATGGCCAAAGCCCTGGACAGCCCATACACGCCAGGTGTGCGCGGGCGGCATTGGCTGAAGATCAAGCCCGCAGTCACACTCGACCTGGTCATCGTGGCCGCCGATTGGGGCTACGGGCGGCGGCATGGTTGGCTATCCAACTACCATCTGGCAGCCCGCGATGAGAACACGGGCGAATTCCTGGAGGTGGGCAAGACCTTCAAAGGCCTGACCGACGCCGAATTCCAGCAGATGACCAAAAGACTGCTGAGTCTTGAGACAGGACGTGGGCGATACACGGTCTACGTGCGGCCCGAGGTGGTGGTGGAGGTAGCGTTCAACAATATCCAACGTAGCCCGCAGTACAAATCGGGTGTGGCCCTGCGCTTCGCTCGCATCACCCGTTTCCGCCCGGACAAGAGGCCAGAGGAGGCCGACACCATTCAAACTATGCGGAAGATGCTTGGTTGAGTAGGAAGGCACTACTGCGCTCCCAATACCTCTGGATGCCAGACCTTGGTTCTATCGGATTCGCGTTGTTCTGACGCCAGGTAATCTTGGAGGACAGACCATGCAGAGAGAAATCACAACC from the Chloroflexota bacterium genome contains:
- a CDS encoding ATP-dependent DNA ligase, translating into MSSFVTFARLGEALSATHSRKRMAQLIADYLRGLAPEEISTAARLIIGRVFPESDDRVLNVSGSAVDRVLRQVITLSEGERRAALAGAVDFGEAVQGMFEHGHRLGPQGSPLTLMDVYRACEEIAATTGPGSRAVKDALLRALLERASPVEAKYIVKVVVKEMRHGVSEGILMDGIALAAGVPASEIRRANMLVGDVGRVAEIALRDGTDGLARLSAGVGRPIKPMLAQTADDIPSAFEMLGGELALEYKLDGARLQIHVAGDRVWLFSRHLSDVTASLPEIVDWVRRGFAGHQVIAEGEVIAVDHRGRVLPFQDLMQRIGRVHEIDRAREEVPLQLHLFDLLYLDGKSLLDRPNTERWAALERVHGPLALVRRIVPQSIAEGEAFLQQARAAGQEGLMAKALDSPYTPGVRGRHWLKIKPAVTLDLVIVAADWGYGRRHGWLSNYHLAARDENTGEFLEVGKTFKGLTDAEFQQMTKRLLSLETGRGRYTVYVRPEVVVEVAFNNIQRSPQYKSGVALRFARITRFRPDKRPEEADTIQTMRKMLG